GCCCCCCACGCACACATTCATGCGCGATGTGCCCCCCCACCACCTGCAACCCCCTTATAGATCTGCAAATACATCGAGCGAATCGTGCGCACGAAGAAATTTAGCCTGTACGGTTGCGTCCAATTAGACAACGACATCAGAAACCTCATGCTGTTCTTCACATCCCTCACCAGCATCAACGTGAAGAAGGAGTTCGCCAAGCTGCTGGAAATTTGCGAATTACTGAACATAAACGATTTGCAGGACTTCAAAGATTTCTACGAGGAAAACAAGAACAACTTGAGTGCCAGCGATGTGGAGGACATCATCTCGATGCGAAATGACATTTCGGAGGAGCTCCTTGGTGCGATGAAGTTGTACATGAATTGGGGCGCGTCTTAAGATAGCCCAACGAGGATGGCACAAACGGAGGGAGGACGCGTCGGTTAGTAtgggtataaaaaaaggccacCAGTGAGGAGCCACACGGGGGAGCCGTGGGACAATGACTCCTACGAAGGACGGACGGGCGGATGGACGGGTGGACAGGTGGACGGATTGACGGATAGACGGATGGACGGGTGGACTCCTCCCCGTTCGCCCCACCCCCATGGAGAAATTACACTCAATACATACAANNNNNNNNNNNNNNNNNNNNNNNNNNNNNNNNNNNNNNNNNNNNNNNNNNNNNNNNNNNNNNNNNNNNNNNNNNNNNNNNNNNNNNNNNNNNNNNNNNNNNNNNNNNNNNNNNNNNNNNNNNNNNNNNNNNNNNNNNNNNNNNNNNNNNNNNNNNNNNNNNNNNNNNNNNNNNNNNNNNNNNNNNNNNNNNNNNNNNNNNNNNNNNNNNNNNNNNNNNNNNNNNNNNNNNNNNNNNNNNNNNNNNNNNNNNNNNNNNNNNNNNNNNNNNNNNNNNNNNNNNNNNNNNNNNNNNNNNNNNNNNNNNNNNNNNNNNNNNNNNggggggggggaaaaaaaaaaaaaaaaaaaaaaaaaaattaatacaaCAGTTATGCGGATTGCGAGATGTATGCACAGTTGGAATGCCCTCCTGCCCATCTACCATCCGTGTGTGCAGTTTTCCCCTTTAGGGGAACTCTCTCTCCTCTTCCATTCCCAGCTAACCGTCGTATTTGTCTATGGCCTTCTGCGCGTCGTTGATGTTTTCGAAAACGCACACGCCTGTGCCCTGcgtagaggaaaaaaagcgtGCGGGTCAGCGGTGTGTTAGTGAACACAtgttcaaaaggggaaagggagCATATGTGGAGGGGTGTAGGGGGGAGGCAGCCCCCATGTTGGCCCCTCTTCCATTTCATTAGTGCAAATTACATCCGATCTATCCGTGTGATCGTAGTTTATCCAGGCATTCACGACTTTGCACACGTTGCTGAAGAGTTCCTGCACGAGGGGGGTTGAGCAGCGAgtcaagggggggaagcaaatgACCACGTGGTGCAAGCACAGCGGGGTGTACGGCAATAATGCAACCACGGatacatatgcacgtgcAAGCACAGCGGGGTGTACGGCAATAATGTGACCATAGATACGTATGCACGTGCATCCCCAGACTGGCGCGGGCACTACGGTCATCGCTATGGCCAATGCCGACGCCAGGGCTGACGGTACCACTAAATCGTTCTTCGAGATGGTGTAGTCCAAGTTTGAGATTTTCACACGCACTTGGCTGTCCCGCTCGTCGTGGTTCTACCAGGGGgggtaacaaaaaagggcacaaATAAGGAGAGACCGCTGAGAGTGTCGAATGTCGGTGCTGAAATGGTCCGCCTTGacaattttcctttccgGCGCCACTTAGAAGTGCACGCATGCACATGGGCACGTCTCTACCTGGTAGGAGTTCCTATTGTTGTATTTGTTTATTCTGTTGTGGTGGGGGTTCGTCTTGTATTCTTCGTTCTAcgggaggggggagaagtggagaGGGGGAAATTCAAGGGAGCAGTGTTGATCTCGTTAATCTCGCCCAACTCGTTAATCTCGTTCATCTCGCTGATCTCGTTCATCTCGCTGATCTCGTTGACCGCGTTCGCTGCGTTCGCCGCGCGGGGTGTAGACACGCAGATGCACCCCCCGATGGGTACTGGGGCCACGTGGCCCCGCCTCTAACTCCCCTCTAGTGGGTCATTACGTGGGAGTTGTTATAACCGCCGTACTGCCTATGGTAGTGTTTTCGGTGATGATGACCGCCTaaagggaggagaaaaaaaaaaaaagaggaatgtGCTATTTGCTCTGCAGATGGTAGAAGCTATCGATTCGTGGGGATGTTTATTCACCGGAGGGGCCGCGTCTGCATCGTTCGTTCCATCCGATGCATCCGCGTCATCCGCTCCACCGATGCTCTCTCCATCCCATTTCTTTCCCTCGTGAAGTACTATTATTGTATTTCCTAAATTCCCTCATTGTGGCAATTCACAATGTAACTCTcgttacacaaaaaaaaaaaaaaaaacaggaaaattaTGTCTCCATAAAATTATGCGCTTTCGTATGGGTAACAAAACTGATGGGTATAGTTAACTCCCTTCTGACGTAGGGCATCATTGTTTGCATTTGCTGCTATAAGAGTGTTCGCAATAATTTTGTGTTGAAGTGATTAGGATATTGATGGGGTGGAGGGGAAAGCGACGCACTTCTCCCTGCATGGCGTTTAAATTTTCAGCTATGTGGGAGACTCCAGTGCGGGCAACGCCAATGCATGCGCCCACGTGACTGTACGCAGTTTTATGAATGCTTGCAAATTGAAGAAGGCGACCACGCGGGGGTGCGGTATGCTGAAGTGCGCAATGCGCCTAGGGTAACACAGGACCATGATTCATCCATTAGTACATCCCTCCAACGAaggaatgaagaaaaataaaataaaaaaatgaaaaaaaaaacgctacACTGGAGTGCCACGTGACATGTGAACTTTTGCGTGATGCATAATTCCTTGAGGGAACCTCCTCTCATAAACGAATCGACAAACGGAGGTAGAAACTGCCATCACGCGTTAATGTCAAAGGGGGATGTCATCCAGGCAGTAACCGACGCAGGTGAAGCGCTGTGAACCCCCCCCACCCCAATTTGCGCGTAGCTAGCGAATCGGGGATCATCCCATTTGCGCCTGTTTAGACCCCGCTGTTATTTGACACCCTGGTGCAACGGTTGATCGGTTAGCACACCGGGGAAGCGGGAGAAGCCCATCAGGTGGCGCAGCAGTCGCGGTGTGGCAGTCGCGGTGTAGCAGTCGCGGTGTAGCAGTCGCCACGAAGGAATAACTGCCCCCCCAACAAACCACCAAACCAACGAACGAACCAaccatgaagaaaaaaaaagtcgtcAAGTTGAAGGAGGAGTACGTGCCGAAAGGGAACTACTGTAAAATTACATAAGCATATATGAAACACGAAAAAAGTGATGTGATGGCGTTTTAGGAGTTGCCGAGAGAGACGGGGAAATTCCCGATAGGTTCAGTCCAAGCATCACCTGTTTATCGTGTCCGAAACTGAGCAAATAGGTTCAACTGCCAGGGGGTGATACTTATACCGCCCGTTCACCCAGAGTGCAGTTCTACATACACAATACACGTATTTATACACACAGGCACACAACTATTCATGcatgtgtttttctttacccCCTTCCCCCCGACAGTTAGCAAAGATGCCCTGTTGACCAATATCTTCATGCAGAGCTCGGAGAACGTGCTGTCGGAAGTCGAGTCGAAGAATTCCCAGCTGATAGTTAATTGTATAAACaagttgcacaaaaaaaatctgcaaaCTAAGTTGAAGGCCATAAGTGTAAGCAGCCATTttggcagtttttttttcccccccaattgGTGTCATCCACCGCATCTGACCCCTGCCCGTTACCTACCCGTTACCCACCCGTAGGAACTAATTCTACACCTGAGCAAGTACGACGAAGACGAAGTGAGTCACCTCTTCTCCTCCTACATAAGCGTGTACAAAAAGTTGATATATCACCCGAACTATGGCCTGAGGGAAAGTAGGGAGCTCGTTTGGCATACCGCAGCCATATCGCAGCCATACCGCAGGCATACCGCAGCCATATCGTAACCATATCGTAACCATACCGCAGCCCCATCGCAGCTACATAGGTCCCCCTTCACCTCGCTGcttccttccccccatttCACAGACCTAAACCTGTGCCTGAAGCTGTTCATAGTGAAAGTTAAGACGAAGATTAAGGCCCACCTGAGTGTATTTTTGCCGCCACTCTTTGTGTCCCTCTTCGACTACAGCAAAAACGTAAGGCGAGGCGTCCACGGGTGCACCCCGCGTCGGAAGCATGTCTCGTCGGAAGCAGACCGGCCCAGTCGTCACACCGGTCCAGCTGCCAcactgctgctcctccccccctgtacAGGTAAAACACATCGCGGGCGAAATTTTGCTCatcattttcccccccaaggggAAGACCCAAGAGTCGGGGGGAGTAGAAAACCCCATCAGACAGCATCCaaagaagacaaaaaaaacacagccAGGAAAGATACGCCTGCAGGAGGAACTCAAGCTGTACGGAGTgatcaaaaatttgaaagtgAATTTGACTAACCTGTATAACTGTCTCAAGTATGTTGGTGGTCCCCTCTGTGAGGAAGTCACGAGGAacttgaaaaacaaaaagaacgACGAGGATTACGATTATGGTGTGTACCTCTTCAACGTGGTTTGTTTTTATCCGTCCCTTTTGTACATGTTGGTGAGAATTGCTAAGGGGGATGACGACGAAGGGGGGAAGCCAAAGCACCCCGTGGAAGGGAACGATAGAACGGCCTCCCAAAACCATAAAGACGTCAACTCAGTGAAGCAGTTCATCCGAAAGGAGTTCCCAACCTTCGCCAGCACGTTCAGCCTCTTCTTCAATGCAGTGAACTCAATTTACAAAGAAAGCAGAGACAACGAgcgggtaaaaaaaattatcttccTCGCAGTCTACAACATAATATACTTACTGAAGAAGTATAAACTAAACTACTCCGAttttgatgaagaaaaagcgaaCGTAGCGATCTTTAATTACATTTGCTGTGTTGTCAGCAATAAAGATGAGTACATCCTGAAGCACATAAACCACTTATtgttgttgtattttttttcggagaataaaaaaatgattaatgataattttttgaaaggTTACTTGTCCCTAATTAAGCATAACAAAATTGCGAGgaatgacatttttaattacaacatttctttgttcatctttatttttgAGAGGAATGATATtcgagatttttttttttttttatttctctttttgcttcttcacgGGATGACATCTTCGCTAGTTGTTTACTACGATTTGTTGCATCATTTGCTTGGCTACTTCTCAGTGGCGGAGGCAACTCATGGGAGCAGCCTTTGCCAAAGCGAAGACTCAGGTGTCCCGTATTCCCTTTCCGAATCTGATTGCTACACTGTGCTCAGCGAAAGTATCATGCACCTGCCATTAGAAACGATCCTTGCTCAAAAAATTGGCGTAACATACAAGTACTCATTTGAGAGGACACACCCTCTTTGTGAATCCCTCTCCAACATATACTACTgccagaagaagaagccaaGTAAGGACGGTAAGGACAAGGaccaatttgaagaattaaagaggaaaataattgCAGAGAAGCTGGACGAGACTAACTTCATCCGTACCTACATCAACTTTGTTAAGTTATCCAAATGCGCTAACACAGTTGCTCTCAGTTGTTTGGGCATTCTCAGTGAGTACACGAGCGATTTGGCGAAGGAGTTGGGGGCAGGTGGTACGTTGGAATGGGATACACCCCTTGACCGCTCGGGGGGATTCCATCCAAGTATGAACCATTCTACAGTTGGAAGATCCCCCCAATGTAGTGACAACCCCAGCGGTAGACACAAATATCACGACGCGGTTgacttcattttgaaaattctaACAGAACTGAAAGGTGTAGTGTTCCCACCAGGGGTCGAAGTGGACACTCCAGGAGTTGTAACCAACCAAAGCAACAATGCCTCTGTCAGGACAGCCTTAATTCGCACGTTGAAATGTACCTTCAAAATTGCATGCCTTTTAGTGGAGGAAAGAAATTACGAAGCCGTTGGAATGGTGAAGAAGCATTGGGGGCTTTTGGAGTTTCTCTTAGCTCAGGGGGAAGTGGAGGACGAAGAGGTTTCGCTGGAGCGGGTGTTCTACGTATTTATGGATTTCTTGACGTGGGGTAGACGtggggagagggagaaggagaacATGGAAGAAGGAGCAACACATGGGGGAGATGCCCTGTTCAGCTCCCTGGACGTCAGTCTGAACCTCTTGGCGTTTATTTgctccaaaggggggaagtcgTGCGATTCCCTGGCGAGGTCCCTGCAGGAGGTAAGCCTAAAGGGGGGGATGTCCCGGATTAGCACTTTCGAACGCTACACAACTGGGTTTGCGATTGTTACGTGTGTGGCCTTCTGTTTACATGCATAGGATCTTCTTCTACATGCTAATGTGCACGTGCTTTTCTTTATgtctcctccctttttaggCACTTCTTGGAACACCCCCAACTGAGGAAACTGTTGAGaagcagctagccatttgtGTGAAGCTGATCAATTTTATGAGGAAGGAGCACACCAAGTTTTTCGACCTCTCGGAGACGGCCCTGGAAATATACAGTTTCTACCTCCTACAGGGTGTGAGGGGTGGAGGTGGCAGTTGGGGAAGAGGCACCTCCCGTTTGGAGAACAATCGCTATGATTCAGATGGCCGCCATACTGAGGAGTGCGCATCACTGAAGGCGTTTTACACTGCTGTGCAGGGGGACGCAGAAAACCATCTCGACCTCTTTGGAGAGCAGTTCTACCAAGGTGTGTTCCATGCGTATAGGACAAAAATTCACTTAAGTCGAACCCTCCCAGATAAAGATttctgctgcttcttcttctcataCGTCATGAGAACGAGGAAGGAGGGTGCTAACCCATTGGATGATATGCACGTATATTTGTTGTTCTCAACTCTCTTGAATGTGAAGGATGAACATGTAGAGAGACACACAAAGGAGTTGTTAGTCTCTTCAAGACTCAGGAAGGATAGTACATTCTCCTTTCTGGAGGTAATGCGGGATGTATACAAATGGTGTAGGGAGAACGAGGAAGAGGAGAGAAGGGGGAAGGGTAAGCTGTGGTCCTCCTTCACATCCACCATGAGCCAATTTGAAGATGACAATGACGAAAGCGAAAGTGACGACATGAGTGAAGTGGCCGAGGGGGACCATTTTAAGGTTGGCCTACTTGTGAGCAACTCTTTGGTAAGGCTAACCCGCATTGGTGGGGAGGAAGACGCGGAAGCAGacgc
The window above is part of the Plasmodium cynomolgi strain B DNA, chromosome 11, whole genome shotgun sequence genome. Proteins encoded here:
- a CDS encoding RNA binding protein (putative): MREFRKYNNSGHHHRKHYHRQYGGYNNSHNEEYKTNPHHNRINKYNNRNSYQNHDERDSQVRVKISNLDYTISKNDLVVPSALASALAIAMTELFSNVCKVVNAWINYDHTDRSDGTGVCVFENINDAQKAIDKYDG
- a CDS encoding hypothetical protein (putative), producing MKKKKVVKLKEEYVPKGNYFSKDALLTNIFMQSSENVLSEVESKNSQLIVNCINKLHKKNLQTKLKAISELILHLSKYDEDEVSHLFSSYISVYKKLIYHPNYGLRENLNLCLKLFIVKVKTKIKAHLSVFLPPLFVSLFDYSKNVKHIAGEILLIIFPPKGKTQESGGVENPIRQHPKKTKKTQPGKIRLQEELKLYGVIKNLKVNLTNLYNCLKYVGGPLCEEVTRNLKNKKNDEDYDYGVYLFNVVCFYPSLLYMLVRIAKGDDDEGGKPKHPVEGNDRTASQNHKDVNSVKQFIRKEFPTFASTFSLFFNAVNSIYKESRDNERVKKIIFLAVYNIIYLLKKYKLNYSDFDEEKANVAIFNYICCVVSNKDEYILKHINHLLLLYFFSENKKMINDNFLKGYLSLIKHNKIARNDIFNYNISLFIFIFERNDIRDFFFFLFLFLLLHGMTSSLVVYYDLLHHLLGYFSVAEATHGSSLCQSEDSGVPYSLSESDCYTVLSESIMHLPLETILAQKIGVTYKYSFERTHPLCESLSNIYYCQKKKPSKDGKDKDQFEELKRKIIAEKLDETNFIRTYINFVKLSKCANTVALSCLGILSEYTSDLAKELGAGGTLEWDTPLDRSGGFHPSMNHSTVGRSPQCSDNPSGRHKYHDAVDFILKILTELKGVVFPPGVEVDTPGVVTNQSNNASVRTALIRTLKCTFKIACLLVEERNYEAVGMVKKHWGLLEFLLAQGEVEDEEVSLERVFYVFMDFLTWGRRGEREKENMEEGATHGGDALFSSLDVSLNLLAFICSKGGKSCDSLARSLQEALLGTPPTEETVEKQLAICVKLINFMRKEHTKFFDLSETALEIYSFYLLQGVRGGGGSWGRGTSRLENNRYDSDGRHTEECASLKAFYTAVQGDAENHLDLFGEQFYQGVFHAYRTKIHLSRTLPDKDFCCFFFSYVMRTRKEGANPLDDMHVYLLFSTLLNVKDEHVERHTKELLVSSRLRKDSTFSFLEVMRDVYKWCRENEEEERRGKGKLWSSFTSTMSQFEDDNDESESDDMSEVAEGDHFKVGLLVSNSLVRLTRIGGEEDAEADAGGGEAEEDAEADAEGGEDAEEDAENTNAASASGDLKREDQERPTKGSIRKKNSKEAFLSLRKRDILNTRFIERLLSVYKLYYQVECFSVGHLKEFTMLCFEATTPGTGEEKPQKEPHKNQVYRFCSFYHFAYANIRRKSLFYHIVSLRDKIEIDEGEDVGMLDLLIYVYRQLQRKKSEKESPKRSPVIHVSISDVVCVMRQVNKWDVFSVCRDILTDRRGSGGLSEDVMKDVIRELDNFKVKSLFDLQVKVFLFEECLLCVGDVSGVVGVGDVGDVGGVGHVCHVSGVAGGDDPLRDTKQYEGEIAKLKERLPRDLHSYVEKNLSLTVKGELPCLNLLYHLICISSRYRDVNLFECSIVRKKVLLGLALQYVTWNNFDVFFCCLGFRQKRREKNIESKREYQQLIHSKMGIHILKYTYVKCQKERNTYLSTFKDTKKITSDLMKLLYFIVSISSYDDGLVDEEMVTLATEILKLLVQFDEQNIKSVYKIYLFSLPFSVTHFCDYLTTDIFHLDKLELSRHGLAKLMKKILDLYVNTYYLFILFSN